The Streptomyces sp. NBC_00691 genome has a segment encoding these proteins:
- a CDS encoding alpha/beta hydrolase: MRRISRTLITAALVTAVVGGTAGWASGDSQEAVTGAPVGTAEWRAAGLPDPERMDPAGVARFFAGLSPVRQRELARTHPTVVGNLDGAPLELRYEANSRTTRGAFGGARVLAHDTRGRGQVALVYGDLARAEHVAVIVPGSDIDADHVRPLTDMAASLRRATGGRTAVVAWAGYTTPVGVGLDAATGRLAEAGADRLTRFVDGLAAVGTPAPTLFCHSYGSVVCGLAAHGLKAKDLVVFGSPGMRAGNVNELGTSARVWAAKDPTDWIDRIPNVEVGDLGHGTDPADPAFGARRIAADDARGHGGYFAPGTSSLRTFAAIADGTVRTADDLRTTDASVRAAAGAEGDVR; this comes from the coding sequence CGGCCGGCTGGGCGTCCGGTGACAGCCAGGAGGCCGTCACGGGGGCGCCGGTCGGGACGGCGGAGTGGCGGGCCGCCGGGCTGCCGGACCCGGAGCGGATGGACCCGGCCGGAGTGGCCCGGTTCTTCGCCGGCCTGAGCCCCGTACGGCAGCGGGAGCTGGCCCGGACGCATCCCACGGTCGTCGGGAACCTCGACGGAGCGCCTCTGGAACTGCGGTACGAGGCCAACTCCCGCACCACGCGAGGGGCGTTCGGCGGGGCGCGGGTCCTCGCCCACGACACGCGCGGCCGGGGCCAGGTGGCCCTGGTGTACGGGGATCTGGCGCGGGCCGAGCACGTCGCCGTGATCGTGCCCGGCTCCGACATCGACGCGGACCACGTGCGGCCGCTCACCGACATGGCGGCCTCGCTGCGGCGGGCCACCGGCGGGCGGACGGCGGTCGTCGCCTGGGCCGGGTACACCACCCCGGTCGGCGTCGGTCTGGACGCGGCCACCGGACGGCTCGCCGAGGCCGGGGCGGACCGCCTCACCCGCTTCGTGGACGGTCTCGCGGCCGTGGGGACGCCCGCGCCGACCCTGTTCTGTCACAGCTACGGCTCCGTGGTCTGCGGACTCGCCGCCCACGGTCTGAAGGCCAAGGACCTGGTGGTCTTCGGCTCCCCCGGGATGCGTGCCGGGAACGTGAACGAACTCGGCACCTCCGCACGCGTCTGGGCGGCGAAGGATCCCACCGACTGGATCGACCGGATCCCGAACGTCGAGGTCGGGGACCTCGGACACGGCACCGACCCCGCCGACCCGGCGTTCGGGGCCCGCCGGATCGCGGCCGACGACGCGCGCGGCCACGGCGGCTACTTCGCGCCGGGCACCTCCTCGCTGCGTACCTTCGCCGCGATCGCCGACGGCACCGTCCGCACCGCCGACGACCTCCGCACCACGGACGCCTCCGTCCGTGCCGCCGCCGGCGCCGAGGGAGACGTCCGATGA
- a CDS encoding acyltransferase family protein, whose amino-acid sequence MSALATMARRTARKIESGTPAHRDRAIDGLRALALLAVPTGHWLLGGFTLSSDGALHNASPLGTFAGLAPVSWVLQMLGIFFLVGGYASVLSYRRGKGSTRAWLGGRLARLGRPVLGVTAVWAALLPVLHFGFEVPVDTLRTASTLVIQPLWFVGVYTVVTALTPLCVRAARRLGVWAAAPLLGSVAVVDFLRYGPYADAVPSWLSLLNILPGWLFAYQLGVSWGEGRVTRRHAWWLLLGGAALFAALLLAFGYPASMVGVPGEARTNSHPPSLLVLALAAAQSGAAILLRDRLGKLLRRPALWAPVVVVNLSAMTILCWHQTAMLTAAVPASYLGEVPGLVGAPDSVGWILARLAWMPVFAGLLVLIGRYTRSFESPWTTTGPTRRALAGLLAAGFAVFALGLA is encoded by the coding sequence ATGAGCGCCCTCGCGACCATGGCCCGCCGCACGGCCCGGAAGATCGAGTCGGGCACCCCCGCCCACCGCGACCGGGCGATCGACGGGCTGCGCGCCCTGGCCCTGCTGGCCGTGCCCACCGGGCACTGGCTGCTCGGCGGCTTCACGCTCTCCTCCGACGGTGCCCTTCACAACGCCAGCCCGCTGGGCACTTTCGCGGGGCTCGCGCCCGTCAGCTGGGTCCTCCAGATGCTGGGGATCTTCTTCCTGGTCGGCGGCTACGCCTCCGTCCTCTCGTACCGGCGCGGGAAGGGCTCCACGCGCGCGTGGCTCGGTGGCCGGCTCGCGCGGCTCGGCCGCCCGGTCCTCGGTGTCACCGCCGTCTGGGCGGCGCTGCTGCCCGTCCTGCACTTCGGGTTCGAGGTGCCCGTGGACACCCTGCGGACCGCGTCCACGCTGGTGATCCAGCCGCTGTGGTTCGTCGGCGTGTACACGGTGGTCACCGCGCTCACCCCGCTGTGCGTGCGGGCGGCCCGCCGCCTCGGGGTGTGGGCCGCGGCCCCGCTGCTCGGCTCGGTGGCCGTCGTCGACTTCCTGCGGTACGGCCCGTACGCCGACGCCGTGCCGTCCTGGCTCAGCCTCCTCAACATCCTGCCGGGCTGGCTCTTCGCGTATCAGCTGGGGGTCTCCTGGGGCGAGGGCCGGGTCACCCGGCGGCACGCCTGGTGGCTGCTGCTCGGCGGGGCCGCGCTCTTCGCCGCCCTGCTGCTCGCCTTCGGCTACCCGGCCTCGATGGTCGGCGTCCCCGGCGAGGCCCGCACCAACTCCCACCCGCCGTCGCTGCTCGTCCTCGCCCTGGCCGCCGCGCAGAGCGGCGCCGCGATCCTGCTCAGGGACCGGCTCGGCAAGCTCCTGAGGCGGCCCGCGCTGTGGGCGCCGGTCGTGGTCGTCAACCTCTCGGCGATGACGATCCTCTGCTGGCACCAGACGGCGATGCTCACGGCGGCGGTCCCCGCCTCGTACCTCGGCGAGGTCCCGGGCCTGGTCGGCGCGCCGGACTCGGTCGGCTGGATCCTCGCCCGGCTGGCGTGGATGCCGGTCTTCGCCGGACTGCTCGTCCTGATCGGCCGGTACACCCGGTCCTTCGAGTCCCCGTGGACGACCACCGGCCCGACCCGCCGCGCCCTCGCGGGCCTCCTCGCGGCAGGCTTCGCGGTCTTCGCGCTGGGGCTGGCGTGA
- a CDS encoding aldo/keto reductase codes for MTSVTRIDTVRLGGQDGPGIGVQGFGAMGISEFYGDTDEAAARDTLDAALEAGVTLIDTADAYGNGANERFLAPFLAAHRDEVTLATKFALERRADDPAYRGIRNDPAYIRTAVEGSLSRLGIETIDLYYMHRRDPEVPLAESVGTMAELVREGKVKHLGLSEVTGPELREAHAVHPIAALQSEWSLFSRDVERSAVAVAAELGVTVVPYSPLGRGFLTGSFADATKDLTGGDFRRNQPRFTGENAERNAALLDPVRKIAAAHGATPAQIALAWVQQRASVHGLTVVPIPGTRKRSRLQENAAATRITLTAPELAELEPIAGLVAGDRYTDMRFTAVSREA; via the coding sequence ATGACCAGCGTGACCAGGATCGACACCGTACGGCTCGGCGGCCAGGACGGACCCGGGATCGGCGTCCAGGGCTTCGGCGCCATGGGCATCAGCGAGTTCTACGGCGACACCGACGAGGCGGCCGCCCGCGACACCCTCGACGCGGCCCTGGAGGCCGGCGTCACCCTGATCGACACCGCCGACGCCTACGGCAACGGCGCCAACGAGCGGTTCCTCGCCCCGTTCCTCGCCGCCCACCGCGACGAGGTCACCCTCGCCACCAAGTTCGCACTCGAGCGCCGCGCCGACGACCCCGCCTACCGGGGCATCCGCAACGACCCCGCGTACATCAGGACCGCCGTCGAGGGCAGCCTGAGCCGCCTCGGCATCGAGACCATCGACCTCTACTACATGCACCGCCGCGACCCGGAGGTCCCGCTCGCCGAGTCCGTCGGCACGATGGCCGAACTCGTCCGGGAGGGCAAGGTCAAGCACCTCGGCCTCAGCGAGGTCACCGGGCCCGAACTGCGCGAGGCCCACGCCGTCCACCCGATCGCCGCCCTCCAGTCCGAGTGGTCGCTCTTCTCCCGGGACGTGGAGCGCAGCGCCGTCGCCGTCGCCGCCGAACTCGGCGTCACCGTCGTGCCCTACTCCCCGCTCGGCCGCGGCTTCCTCACCGGATCCTTCGCCGACGCCACCAAGGACCTGACGGGCGGCGACTTCCGCCGGAACCAGCCCCGGTTCACCGGCGAGAACGCGGAGCGGAACGCCGCCCTGCTCGACCCGGTCCGCAAGATCGCCGCCGCACACGGCGCGACCCCGGCGCAGATCGCCCTCGCCTGGGTCCAGCAGCGGGCCTCCGTGCACGGCCTGACGGTCGTCCCGATCCCCGGCACCCGCAAGCGCTCCCGCCTGCAGGAGAACGCCGCCGCCACCCGCATCACCCTCACCGCGCCCGAACTCGCCGAACTGGAGCCGATCGCAGGCCTGGTGGCGGGCGACCGCTACACGGACATGCGCTTCACGGCGGTGTCGCGCGAGGCGTGA
- a CDS encoding MerR family transcriptional regulator, whose translation MSVMASTSTTTSTTTGTSTSTGTSGTRIPRAHYTISEVAALTGLSAHTLRWYERIGLMSHVDRSHTGQRRFTERDLGWLAFVGKLRLTGMPVADMVRYAELVREGDHTRDERRELLETTRRDVLSRITELQDTLAVLDIKISHYGTACGGTPS comes from the coding sequence ATGAGCGTGATGGCGAGCACGAGCACGACCACGAGCACGACCACCGGCACGAGTACGAGCACCGGCACGAGCGGCACCCGGATCCCCCGGGCCCACTACACGATCAGCGAGGTCGCGGCCCTGACCGGACTCTCGGCCCACACCCTGCGCTGGTACGAGCGGATCGGCCTCATGTCGCACGTGGACCGCTCGCACACCGGACAGCGCCGATTCACCGAGCGGGACCTGGGCTGGCTCGCCTTCGTCGGCAAGCTGCGGCTGACCGGAATGCCGGTCGCCGACATGGTCCGGTACGCGGAGCTCGTCCGCGAGGGGGACCACACCCGCGACGAGCGCCGGGAGCTCCTGGAGACCACCAGGCGCGACGTGCTCTCCCGGATCACCGAACTCCAGGACACGCTCGCCGTGCTCGACATCAAGATCAGCCATTACGGGACCGCATGCGGAGGCACACCTTCATGA